One segment of Takifugu rubripes chromosome 5, fTakRub1.2, whole genome shotgun sequence DNA contains the following:
- the nmt1a gene encoding glycylpeptide N-tetradecanoyltransferase 1 — translation MADENETAPMPEKEDVEDHGHCSDCENEEHHLDDGDRGDDTGAKKKKRKQKKKKKTGATDAAKDPLAKVNSLPADKLQEIQKAIELFSVGQGPAKTMEEATRRSYQFWDTQPVPKLGETVTSHGCIEPDKDSIREEPYSLPQGFSWDTLDLGNSAVLKELYTLLNENYVEDDDNMFRFDYSPEFLLWALRPPGWLPQWHCGVRVNSNQKLVGFISAIPATIRIYDVEKRMVEINFLCVHKKLRSKRVAPVLIREITRRVNLQGIFQAVYTAGVVLPKPVGTCRYWHRSLNPRKLIEVKFSHLSRNMTMQRTMKLYRLPEAPKTSGLRPMTKKDVPVVHRLLREYLSQFNLVPAMNQEEVEHWLLPRENIIDTFLVENNGKVTDFLSFYTLPSTIMNHPVHHSLKAAYSFYNVHTVTPLLDLMQDALILAKSKGFDVFNALDLMENKTFLEKLKFGIGDGNLQYYLYNWKCPSMGADKVGLVLQ, via the exons ATGGCGGATGAGAATGAGACAGCACCGATGCCGGAGAAAGAAGATGTAGAGGACCATGGACACTGCAGTGACTGCGAAAATGAAGAGCACCATCTTGACGATGG TGACAGGGGTGACGATACCGgtgccaagaagaagaaaaggaagcagaaaaagaagaagaaaacaggtgCCACAGATGCAGCCAAGGACCCCCTTGCTAAG GTGAATTCACTGCCAGCTGATAAACTCCAGGAGATCCAAAAGGCCATCGAACTCTTCTCTGTAGGCCAAGGCCCCGCCAAAACCATGGAGGAGGCAACACGGAGGAGCTACCAGTTCTGGGACACGCAGCCGGTGCCCAAACTAG GAGAGACGGTGACATCGCATGGCTGCATCGAACCCGACAAAGACAGCATACGCGAGGAGCCGTACAGCCTCCCGCAGGGCTTCAGCTGGGACACTCTGGACCTGGGGAACTCCgctgtg CTGAAGGAGCTTTACACACTTCTAAACGAGAATTACGTTGAAGACGATGACAACATGTTCCGATTCGACTACTCCCCTGAATTCCTGCTCTG GGCCCTGCGACCTCCTGGTTGGTTGCCTCAGTGGCATTGTGGAGTGAGGGTCAACTCCAACCAGAAGCTGGTGGGTTTCATCAGCGCCATTCCTGCCACCATCCGTATCTACGACGT AGAAAAGAGAATGGTTGAGATCAATTTCCTCTGCGTCCACAAGAAGCTTCGCTCTAAACGAGTTGCTCCAGTTCTGATAAGAGAAATCACAAGACGAGTGAACCTGCAGGGAATCTTCCAGGCGGTGTACACTGCTGGGGTGGTCCTGCCCAAGCCCGTGGGCACCTGCAG GTACTGGCACCGTTCCTTGAACCCACGCAAGCTAATTGAGGTCAAGTTCTCCCACTTGAGCAGGAACATGACTATGCAGCGCACCATGAAATTGTACCGCCTCCCAGAG GCTCCAAAGACTTCAGGTCTGCGGCCGATGACCAAGAAAGATGTGCCGGTGGTGCATCGCCTCCTCCGGGAATACTTGAGCCAGTTCAACCTGGTGCCCGCCATGAAccaggaagaggtggaacactgGCTGCTGCCTCGGGAGAATATTATCGACACTTTCCTGGTGGAG AACAATGGAAAGGTGACCGACTTCCTGAGTTTCTACACTCTGCCCTCCACCATTATGAACCACCCTGTGCACCACAGCCTAAAAGCAGCGTATTCCTTCTACAACGTGCACACAGTCACACCTTTGCTCGACCTGATGCAAGATGCTCTCATCCTGGCAAAATCG AAAGGGTTTGATGTCTTCAACGCACTGGATCTAATGGAAAACAAGACTTTCTTGGAGAAGCTTAAGTTTGGAATCGGCGACG